One Streptomyces sp. NBC_00223 genomic window carries:
- a CDS encoding thiamine ABC transporter substrate-binding protein translates to MNTIRRRAIGALVLATAGVTALAGCGSDSGSSGSSGTKGANSKTVTLVSHDSFAASKSVLAEFTKETGYTVKVLRGGDAGAAVNQAILTKGHPRGDVFFGVDNTLLSRALDNGLFDPYEAKGLDQVSADVQLDADKHRVTPIDSGDVCVNYDRAYFAAHHLAPPETFADLVKPEYKNMLVTENVATSSPGLAFLLGSAATFGDDGWQGYWKQLKANGVEVVDGWEQAYDDRFSGSSAGKKAKGDRPLVVSYASSPPAEVVGVSPEPAQSPVGVSTGTCFRQIEFAGLLHGAKNTEGGKALIDFLLSKEFQQDMPLQMYVDPVRRDAAEPELFTKYGARIDHPTTLAPEKIAAERDTWVKAWNSIVL, encoded by the coding sequence ATGAACACCATCCGTCGGCGTGCCATCGGCGCGCTCGTCCTGGCCACCGCGGGCGTCACGGCCCTCGCGGGCTGCGGCAGCGACTCCGGGTCGTCCGGGTCTTCCGGCACCAAGGGCGCGAACTCCAAGACGGTCACGCTGGTCAGCCACGACTCCTTCGCGGCGTCCAAGTCCGTGCTCGCGGAGTTCACCAAGGAGACCGGCTACACCGTCAAGGTGCTGCGCGGCGGTGACGCGGGCGCGGCCGTCAACCAGGCGATCCTCACCAAGGGCCACCCCCGCGGCGACGTCTTCTTCGGCGTCGACAACACGCTGCTCTCCCGCGCCCTCGACAACGGCCTGTTCGACCCGTACGAGGCCAAGGGCCTCGACCAGGTGTCCGCCGACGTCCAACTCGACGCGGACAAGCACCGGGTGACCCCGATCGACTCGGGCGACGTCTGCGTCAACTACGACCGCGCGTACTTCGCCGCGCATCACCTCGCGCCGCCGGAGACCTTCGCCGACCTGGTCAAGCCCGAGTACAAGAACATGCTGGTCACCGAGAACGTCGCCACCTCCTCACCGGGCCTGGCCTTCCTGCTCGGCAGCGCGGCCACCTTCGGCGACGACGGATGGCAGGGCTACTGGAAGCAGCTCAAGGCCAACGGCGTCGAGGTGGTGGACGGCTGGGAGCAGGCGTACGACGACCGCTTCTCCGGGTCGTCGGCGGGCAAGAAGGCCAAGGGCGACCGTCCGCTGGTCGTCTCCTACGCTTCCAGCCCGCCCGCCGAGGTGGTCGGCGTCAGCCCCGAACCCGCGCAGTCGCCGGTCGGTGTGTCCACGGGCACCTGCTTCCGGCAGATCGAGTTCGCCGGGCTGCTGCACGGCGCGAAGAACACCGAGGGCGGCAAGGCGCTGATCGACTTCCTGCTGAGCAAGGAGTTCCAGCAGGACATGCCGCTCCAGATGTACGTCGACCCGGTCCGCCGGGACGCCGCCGAGCCGGAGCTGTTCACCAAGTACGGGGCGCGGATCGACCACCCGACGACGCTGGCGCCGGAGAAGATCGCCGCCGAGCGGGACACCTGGGTCAAGGCGTGGAACTCGATCGTCCTGTAA
- the rlmN gene encoding 23S rRNA (adenine(2503)-C(2))-methyltransferase RlmN, producing MPAPGELTFAVPRGVKKPPRHLADLSPAERKEAVAALGEKPFRAKQLSQHYFARFTDDPAAWTDIPAAARGKLADDLLPELMTVVRHASCDDGDTRKTLWRLFDGTLVESVLMRYPDRVTMCISSQAGCGMNCPFCATGQAGLDRNLSTAEIVHQIVAGMRSLRDGEVPGGPARLSNIVFMGMGEPLANYNRVIGAIRRLTDPEPDGIGLSQRGITVSTVGLVPAMYRFADEGFKCRLAVSLHAPDDELRDTLVPVNTRWKVREVLDAAWHYAEVSGRRISIEYALIRDINDQAWRADRLGRMLKNHRVHVNLIPLNPTPGSKWTASRPEDERAFVAALEAHGVPVTVRDTRGQEIDGACGQLAAAER from the coding sequence ATGCCTGCACCCGGTGAACTGACTTTCGCCGTGCCGCGCGGAGTCAAGAAGCCGCCGCGGCACCTCGCCGACCTCTCGCCCGCGGAGCGGAAGGAGGCGGTGGCCGCGCTCGGGGAGAAGCCCTTCCGGGCCAAGCAGCTCTCGCAGCACTACTTCGCCCGCTTCACCGACGACCCGGCCGCCTGGACCGACATCCCGGCGGCGGCCCGCGGCAAGCTCGCCGACGACCTGCTGCCCGAGCTGATGACCGTCGTCCGGCACGCGTCCTGCGACGACGGTGACACCCGCAAGACGCTGTGGCGGCTCTTCGACGGCACGCTCGTCGAGTCCGTGCTGATGCGCTACCCGGACCGGGTGACGATGTGCATCTCGTCACAGGCCGGCTGCGGGATGAACTGCCCCTTCTGCGCGACCGGTCAGGCCGGTCTCGACCGCAATCTGTCGACCGCCGAGATCGTGCACCAGATCGTCGCGGGCATGCGCAGCCTGCGCGACGGCGAGGTGCCCGGGGGCCCGGCCCGGCTGTCGAACATCGTCTTCATGGGCATGGGCGAGCCGCTCGCCAACTACAACCGGGTGATCGGCGCCATCCGCCGGCTGACCGACCCCGAGCCCGACGGCATCGGCCTGTCGCAGCGCGGTATCACCGTCTCCACGGTCGGTCTGGTCCCGGCGATGTACCGGTTCGCCGACGAGGGCTTCAAATGCCGCCTCGCGGTCTCCCTGCACGCGCCCGACGACGAGCTGCGCGACACCCTCGTGCCCGTCAACACCCGCTGGAAGGTCCGCGAGGTCCTGGACGCCGCCTGGCACTACGCCGAGGTCTCCGGCCGCCGTATCTCCATCGAGTACGCGCTGATCCGGGACATCAACGACCAGGCGTGGCGCGCCGACCGGCTGGGCCGGATGCTCAAGAACCACCGGGTGCACGTCAATCTGATCCCGCTCAACCCCACTCCGGGCTCGAAGTGGACGGCCTCCCGCCCCGAGGACGAGCGGGCGTTCGTGGCCGCGCTGGAGGCCCACGGCGTGCCGGTGACCGTACGGGACACCCGCGGCCAGGAGATCGACGGCGCGTGCGGACAGCTGGCTGCGGCGGAACGCTGA
- a CDS encoding ABC transporter ATP-binding protein yields MTTTTALLGIEAATVRFGARTALDAVDLEVAAHEIVCVLGPSGSGKSTLLRAVAGLQHLDGGRVLLDGADQTGVPAHRRGVGLMFQDHQLFPQRDVGGNVGFGPRMRREPRDRRERRVAELLDLVGLPGAGGRAVATLSGGEQQRVALARALAPEPRLLMLDEPLGQLDRSLRERLVVELRQLFRRLGTTVLAVTHDQGEAFALADRVVVMRDGRIAQSGTPLDVWQRPASEFVARFLGFDNIADGEVSGGTAVTEWGKVPVPDGTSEGVVRLMVRPGGVRLGPPEGALRCEVVARTFRGGHVGVLLRPERGPALDAECGLRDAPEVGAVVGATFVPQDVVVLTPP; encoded by the coding sequence ATGACCACCACGACCGCGCTGCTCGGTATCGAGGCCGCGACCGTACGCTTCGGGGCCAGGACCGCGCTGGACGCCGTCGACCTGGAGGTCGCCGCGCACGAGATCGTCTGTGTGCTCGGGCCCAGCGGCAGCGGCAAGTCCACGCTGCTGCGGGCCGTCGCGGGCCTCCAGCACCTCGACGGCGGGCGGGTGCTGCTGGACGGCGCCGATCAGACGGGGGTGCCCGCACACCGCCGCGGGGTCGGGCTGATGTTCCAGGACCACCAGCTCTTCCCGCAGCGCGACGTCGGCGGCAACGTCGGCTTCGGGCCGCGGATGCGCCGCGAGCCGCGCGACCGGCGCGAGCGCCGGGTCGCCGAACTCCTCGACCTCGTGGGCCTGCCCGGCGCCGGCGGGCGCGCGGTCGCCACGCTCTCCGGCGGCGAGCAGCAGCGGGTCGCGCTGGCCCGCGCGCTCGCCCCCGAGCCGCGGCTGCTGATGCTCGACGAACCCCTCGGACAGCTCGACCGCTCGCTGCGCGAACGGCTCGTCGTCGAACTCCGCCAGCTCTTCCGTCGGTTGGGCACGACCGTGCTGGCCGTCACCCACGACCAGGGCGAGGCGTTCGCGCTCGCCGACCGGGTCGTGGTGATGCGCGACGGGCGGATCGCCCAGTCCGGTACGCCGCTCGATGTCTGGCAGCGGCCCGCGTCGGAGTTCGTCGCGCGCTTCCTCGGCTTCGACAACATCGCCGACGGCGAGGTCAGCGGCGGCACGGCCGTCACGGAGTGGGGCAAGGTGCCGGTGCCCGACGGCACTTCGGAGGGCGTGGTCCGGCTGATGGTCCGCCCCGGCGGCGTACGGCTCGGCCCGCCCGAGGGGGCGCTGCGCTGCGAGGTGGTCGCGCGGACCTTCCGCGGCGGGCATGTCGGCGTACTGCTGCGGCCCGAACGCGGACCCGCGCTGGACGCCGAGTGCGGACTGCGGGACGCGCCGGAGGTGGGAGCGGTGGTCGGCGCGACCTTCGTCCCGCAGGACGTGGTCGTCCTCACGCCGCCGTGA
- a CDS encoding ABC transporter permease: MALPAAFFALFFAYPVATIVGRGLRQDGGWRLGRIGDVLGDGSIRHVLWFTCWQAAASTALTLAVALPGAYVFARLDFPGKRLLRAVVTVPFVLPTVVAGSAFLALLGHNGFTDALFGVRLDTSVWAILIAHVFFNYAVVVRTVGGLWAQLDPRQEEAARMLGASRFAAWRRVVLPALGPSVAAAGLMVFLFTFTSFGVIQVLGGPTYSTLEVEIYRQTAEMLDLPTAAVLTLVQLAAVVAILTVHAWTVRRRESALRLVDAARTAHRPRGRGEWALLGAVLAVIALLILLPLGVLAARSLDAPGGYGFGFYRALGSSGDGTFLVAPLETVWNSLRYAAVATVIALVIGGLAAAALTRRAGRFVRGFDALLMLPLGTSAVTVGFGFLITLDTPPLDLRDSWLLVPLAQALVGAPFVIRVMLPVLRAVDHRLRESAAVLGASPVKVWREVELPIVGRALGIAAGFAFAVSLGEFGATVFIARPDSPTLPVAVARLLGRAGEVNYGQAMALSTILMLVCAASLLILENLRTTAPTGEF; encoded by the coding sequence ATGGCCCTGCCCGCCGCCTTCTTCGCGCTCTTCTTCGCCTACCCGGTCGCCACGATCGTCGGGCGCGGTCTGCGCCAGGACGGCGGCTGGCGGCTCGGCCGGATCGGCGACGTGCTCGGCGACGGCTCGATCAGGCACGTCCTGTGGTTCACCTGCTGGCAGGCGGCCGCCTCCACCGCGCTGACGCTGGCGGTCGCGCTGCCGGGCGCGTATGTCTTCGCGCGTCTGGACTTCCCCGGCAAACGGCTGCTGCGGGCGGTCGTCACCGTGCCGTTCGTGCTGCCGACCGTCGTCGCGGGCTCCGCCTTCCTGGCCCTGCTCGGGCACAACGGCTTCACCGACGCGCTCTTCGGCGTCCGGCTCGACACCTCGGTGTGGGCGATCCTCATCGCCCATGTCTTCTTCAACTACGCGGTCGTCGTCCGTACGGTCGGCGGGCTGTGGGCGCAGCTCGACCCGCGGCAGGAGGAGGCGGCACGGATGCTGGGCGCGAGCCGCTTCGCCGCCTGGCGGCGAGTCGTGCTGCCCGCGCTCGGGCCGTCCGTGGCGGCGGCCGGGCTGATGGTCTTCCTGTTCACCTTCACCTCCTTCGGAGTGATCCAGGTGCTGGGCGGGCCGACGTACTCCACGCTCGAAGTCGAGATCTACCGGCAGACCGCCGAGATGCTGGACCTGCCGACCGCCGCCGTGCTGACGCTGGTGCAACTCGCCGCGGTGGTCGCGATCCTGACCGTGCACGCCTGGACGGTACGGCGCCGCGAGTCGGCGCTGCGGCTGGTGGACGCCGCCCGCACCGCGCACCGGCCGCGCGGAAGGGGTGAGTGGGCGCTGCTCGGCGCGGTGCTCGCCGTGATCGCGCTGCTGATCCTGCTGCCGCTCGGTGTGCTCGCCGCCCGCTCGCTCGACGCGCCCGGCGGCTACGGCTTCGGCTTCTACCGCGCCCTCGGCTCCTCCGGTGACGGCACCTTCCTGGTCGCGCCCCTGGAGACGGTCTGGAACTCGCTGCGGTACGCGGCCGTCGCCACCGTCATCGCCCTCGTGATCGGCGGGCTGGCCGCTGCGGCGCTCACCCGCCGGGCCGGCCGGTTCGTCCGCGGCTTCGACGCGCTGCTGATGCTGCCGCTGGGCACCTCGGCGGTCACCGTCGGCTTCGGCTTCCTGATCACCCTGGACACGCCGCCGCTCGATCTGCGGGACTCCTGGCTGCTGGTGCCGCTCGCCCAGGCGCTGGTCGGCGCGCCCTTCGTGATCCGGGTCATGCTGCCGGTGCTGCGGGCCGTCGACCACCGGCTGCGGGAGTCCGCGGCGGTGCTCGGCGCGTCCCCGGTGAAGGTCTGGCGCGAGGTCGAACTCCCCATCGTCGGGCGGGCGCTGGGCATCGCGGCCGGCTTCGCCTTCGCGGTGTCACTGGGCGAGTTCGGCGCGACCGTCTTCATCGCCCGGCCCGACAGCCCCACCCTCCCGGTCGCCGTCGCCCGGCTGCTGGGCCGGGCCGGGGAGGTCAACTACGGCCAGGCGATGGCCCTGAGCACCATCTTGATGCTGGTCTGCGCCGCGTCGCTGCTGATCCTGGAGAACCTCAGGACCACCGCACCCACCGGGGAGTTCTGA
- a CDS encoding LOG family protein has protein sequence MPESEEPSSVKRSGGREVGSLEEFDRVALGGSFAGCRVQSLDLTERTFALLVTDTSDAVFLGCPMEEQALVHIRAGGGLVFPPVPDLPFNPYRAAPYSPDELYAGLAESGYEGTPDALTYGWYRDTARGGDVFASMLRSIHDDAMSDTLDRHLRGARVVGVMGGHAMERGAPAYAGAARLGRELARAGLTVATGGGPGAMEAANFGAYAAPYDDVMLGKALNVLAGSPSFLPSVSAWADTAFAVRDRWPDGGPSYGLPTWHYGQEPSNAFASGIAKFFANATREDGLLSRCTAGVVFLPGAAGTVQEVFDAATPNYYGSLGGPVPLVLVDRAHWTTELPVWPLLEALARDRAMAGRIALVDSVTEVPGALARLTAA, from the coding sequence ATGCCTGAATCCGAGGAACCGTCGTCCGTCAAGCGTTCCGGCGGGCGGGAGGTGGGAAGCCTTGAGGAGTTCGACCGGGTGGCGCTCGGCGGGTCGTTCGCCGGGTGCCGGGTGCAGTCGCTCGATCTGACCGAGCGGACGTTCGCCCTGCTGGTCACGGACACCTCGGACGCCGTCTTCCTGGGCTGCCCGATGGAGGAGCAGGCCCTCGTCCACATCCGGGCCGGCGGCGGCCTGGTCTTCCCGCCCGTGCCCGACCTGCCGTTCAACCCGTACCGCGCGGCGCCGTACAGCCCGGACGAGCTCTACGCGGGGCTCGCCGAGAGCGGGTACGAGGGGACGCCGGACGCCCTGACGTACGGCTGGTACCGCGACACCGCGCGGGGCGGCGACGTCTTCGCGTCGATGCTGCGCTCGATCCACGACGACGCGATGTCCGACACCCTCGACAGGCATCTGCGCGGGGCGCGCGTCGTGGGCGTGATGGGCGGGCACGCGATGGAACGGGGCGCCCCGGCGTACGCGGGCGCGGCGCGGCTCGGCCGTGAACTGGCCCGCGCGGGGCTGACCGTGGCGACCGGCGGCGGCCCGGGCGCGATGGAGGCCGCCAATTTCGGTGCCTACGCGGCCCCTTACGACGACGTGATGCTCGGCAAGGCGCTGAACGTCCTCGCCGGGAGTCCGTCCTTCCTCCCCTCGGTGAGCGCCTGGGCGGACACGGCCTTCGCCGTACGCGACCGCTGGCCCGACGGCGGCCCCTCGTACGGGCTGCCCACCTGGCACTACGGCCAGGAGCCGTCGAACGCCTTCGCCTCCGGCATCGCGAAGTTCTTCGCGAACGCCACCCGCGAGGACGGTCTGCTCTCGCGCTGCACGGCGGGCGTGGTGTTCCTGCCGGGCGCGGCCGGGACCGTGCAGGAGGTCTTCGACGCGGCGACGCCGAACTACTACGGTTCGCTCGGCGGGCCGGTGCCGCTGGTGCTGGTCGACCGGGCGCACTGGACGACCGAACTCCCCGTGTGGCCGCTGCTCGAAGCGCTGGCGCGGGACCGGGCGATGGCCGGCCGGATCGCGCTGGTGGACAGCGTCACGGAGGTTCCCGGCGCGCTGGCCCGGCTCACGGCGGCGTGA